Proteins from one Triticum aestivum cultivar Chinese Spring chromosome 7A, IWGSC CS RefSeq v2.1, whole genome shotgun sequence genomic window:
- the LOC123147904 gene encoding RING-H2 finger protein ATL39-like, whose translation MRFAMSPDSLLLFYAAAAAVTAAFGLFSLYKHLVRQRRHHPSADAPDGDMEERRPLAVTTVASSILPPFMYNRLVRHSGKGDDAGSTECAVCLGAIRVGAMAKLLPACAHVYHVECIDLWLAAHSTCPLCRCTVGGDRSAQDLACLSPA comes from the coding sequence ATGCGTTTCGCCATGTCGCCCGACAGCCTCCTCCTCTTCTACGCCGCCGCGGCGGCCGTCACCGCCGCCTTCGGCCTCTTCTCGCTGTACAAGCACCTCGTGCGCCAACGGCGGCACCACCCCAGCGCGGACGCACCGGACGGGGACATGGAGGAGCGCCGGCCGCTCGCGGTGACCACGGTGGCGTCCAGCATTCTCCCGCCGTTCATGTACAACCGGCTCGTCCGGCACAGCGGCAAGGGCGACGACGCGGGCTCGACGGAGTGCGCGGTCTGCCTCGGCGCCATCCGGGTCGGCGCCATGGCCAAGCTGCTGCCGGCGTGCGCCCACGTGTACCACGTCGAGTGCATCGACCTGTGGCTCGCCGCGCACTCGACGTGCCCTCTCTGCCGGTGCACGGTCGGCGGTGATCGCTCGGCTCAGGACCTTGCTTGCCTCTCACCTGCATAG